A genomic region of Papaver somniferum cultivar HN1 chromosome 7, ASM357369v1, whole genome shotgun sequence contains the following coding sequences:
- the LOC113296319 gene encoding uncharacterized protein LOC113296319 gives MELYQNKLKADIPNFHGGLHIEDLLDWFYEVESFFNIMEVPDSSKVKLVAYKLKGGYAAWWETLCEDRRKYHKPPTHTWDRMRGLLRDKFLPRDYKQQLFIKLQNCRQGARLVEEYVDEFYILVARNQLNETEEKLIAHFIDGLNNLIQQGMTQSVFIMVEAIQLAIKIERRVLNTSSDCRKFHAYVNETQEETQEEDALEDEEINYLHEHESYDVDFLGVARTILIIEPCLTQRHNIFKSYCVIEKKFCSMIIDSGSTENYVSARLVEKLGLPVTAHPNPYSVGWINSSSTHQITHQCLVKFSFLGYEDSALCDVINMSAASLLLVKDPTNKKITALVDTIVHSLKQTHYMSSHEVSKPMVEIPEKINFIPGTSIPNQPHYRLSPREHEILQAQVDDFLQKGLIRLRKSPCVSPVFLVDKKDGGHRMCIDCRALNRVSIPYRFPIPRIDDMIDMLSGAKVFTKLDLRSGYHQIRIREGYEWKTSFKTKEGLYEC, from the exons ATGGAACTCTACCAGAATAAATTAAAAGCTGATATACCTAACTTTCATGGTGGATTACACATTGAAGACTTGctggattggttttatgaagtagAATCGTTTTTCAACATCATGGAAGTTCCTGACTCGTCTAAAGTAAAGCTGGTTGCATATAAACTAAAAGGTGGATATGCAGCTTGGTGGGAAACACTTTGTGAAGATCGACGTAAGTATCACAAACCTCCCACACATACTTGGGATAGAATGAGAGGTTTATTAAGAGATAAGTTTTTACCGAGAGATTATAAACAACAACTGTTTATCAAACTTCAAAACTGTCGACAAGGAGCTAGACTTGTTGAAGAATATGTAGATGAATTTTACATTTTAGTTGCACGTAACcaattgaatgaaactgaagagaaATTAATTGCACATTTTATAGACGGTTTAAACAACTTAATTCAACAGGGGATGACACAATCTGTATTTATAATGGTTGAAGCTATCCAACTAGCTATTAAAATCGAAAGGCGTGTACTCAATACTTCCAG TGACTGCCGCAAGTTTCATGCTTATGTTAATGAAACTCAAGAAGAAACACAAGAAGAAGATGCACTGGAGGATGAGGAAATTAATTATCTACATGAACATGAGTCTTATGACGTAGATTTTCTTGGTGTTGCTCGAACCATATTAATTATTGAGCCGTGTCTTACACAAAGACATAATATTTTCAAGTCTTATTGTGTTATTGAAAAGAAGTTTTGTAGCATGATTATTGACAGTGGAAGTACAGAAAATTATGTATCTGCAAGGTTAGTTGAGAAACTTGGTTTGCCTGTTACTGCTCATCCAAATCCGTACTCAGTTGGTTGGATAAACAGTTCTTCAACTCATCAAATCACTCATCAGTGTTTGGTGAAATTTTCTTTCCTTGGATATGAGGATTCTGCTCTATGTGATGTTATTAACATGAGTGCTGCAAGCTTACTTTTGG TCAAAGATCCAACAAATAAGAAGATAACGGCCTTAGTTGATACCATTGTTCATTCTTTAAAACAAACTCATTATATGAGTTCTCATGAAGTTTCTAAGCCAATGGTGGAGATTCCAGAGAAG ATAAACTTTATACCTGGAACATCTATTCCTAATCAACCTCATTATAGGTTAAGTCCTAGagagcatgagatattacaagcTCAAGTTGATGATTTTTTGCAAAAGGGTTTGATTAGATTAAGAAAAAGTCCTTGTGTTAGTCCAGTCTTTTTAGTAGACAAGAAGGATGGTGGACATCGTATGTGTATAGACTGTAGAGCTTTGAATAGGGTTTCTATACCATATAGATTTCCTATTCCaagaattgatgacatgatagatATGCTTTCTGGTGCTAAAGTGTTTACAAAGCTTGATTTACGTAGTGGCTATCATCAAATACGTATTCGAGAAGGTTATGAGTGGAAGACGTCTTTCAAAACAAAAGAGGGATTATATGAGTGTTAG